From Capra hircus breed San Clemente chromosome 1, ASM170441v1, whole genome shotgun sequence, the proteins below share one genomic window:
- the HRASLS gene encoding phospholipid-metabolizing enzyme A-C1 isoform X2, translating into MPGYRTGHSSEPGTCVCLKHRMAFNDCFSLSYPGNPQPGDLIEVFRPCYQHWALYLGDGYVINIAPLEDGISTSFTSAKSVFSRKALVKMQLLKDVVGKDTYRINNKYDDTYPPLPVEEVIQRSEFVIGQEVEYDILVNNCEHFVTLLRYGEGVSEQILQEAQDPERTH; encoded by the exons ATGCCTGGATATCGGACTGGACACTCATCTGAGCCTGGAACTTGTGTCTGCTTAAAACACAGA ATGGCATTTAATGATTGCTTTAGTTTGAGCTATCCTGGCAATCCTCAGCCAGGGGATTTGATTGAAGTGTTTCGTCCTTGTTATCAACATTGGGCACTGTACTTGGGTGATGGGTATGTTATCAACATAGCACCTCTAG AGGATGGCATTTCCACATCGTTTACAAGTGCCAAGTCTGTATTCAGCAGAAAGGCCCTGGTGAAGATGCAGCTTTTGAAGGatgttgttggaaaagacacatacagaataaacaataaatatgatGATACATATCCCCCTCTCCCTGTTGAAGAAGTTATCCAACGGTCAGAGTTTGTTATTGGGCAAGAGGTGGAATATGACATACTTGTTAACAACTGTGAGCATTTTGTGACTTTGCTTCGATACGGAGAAGGAGTTTCAGAGCAG
- the HRASLS gene encoding phospholipid-metabolizing enzyme A-C1 isoform X3 — translation MPGYRTGHSSEPGTCVCLKHRMAFNDCFSLSYPGNPQPGDLIEVFRPCYQHWALYLGDGYVINIAPLEDGISTSFTSAKSVFSRKALVKMQLLKDVVGKDTYRINNKYDDTYPPLPVEEVIQRSEFVIGQEVEYDILVNNCEHFVTLLRYGEGVSEQSLS, via the exons ATGCCTGGATATCGGACTGGACACTCATCTGAGCCTGGAACTTGTGTCTGCTTAAAACACAGA ATGGCATTTAATGATTGCTTTAGTTTGAGCTATCCTGGCAATCCTCAGCCAGGGGATTTGATTGAAGTGTTTCGTCCTTGTTATCAACATTGGGCACTGTACTTGGGTGATGGGTATGTTATCAACATAGCACCTCTAG AGGATGGCATTTCCACATCGTTTACAAGTGCCAAGTCTGTATTCAGCAGAAAGGCCCTGGTGAAGATGCAGCTTTTGAAGGatgttgttggaaaagacacatacagaataaacaataaatatgatGATACATATCCCCCTCTCCCTGTTGAAGAAGTTATCCAACGGTCAGAGTTTGTTATTGGGCAAGAGGTGGAATATGACATACTTGTTAACAACTGTGAGCATTTTGTGACTTTGCTTCGATACGGAGAAGGAGTTTCAGAGCAG AGCCTCAGCTGA